The genomic region CGCACATCGTGGACTGGAACGAGCTGAATCTCCGCCACAAGACCGTGGCCTCGATAGACCGTTCCACGTGCATCGCCTGCGACCTCTGCGCCATCGCCTGCCACGACGGGGCGCACCAGTGCATCAAGATCGGAAGGGACCGCAAGCCCCGCGTCGTGGCCGAGGACTGCGTGGGCTGCAACCTCTGCTCCTTGGTTTGCCCCGTGGACGGCTGCATCTCCATGAAAGAGGTCAAAACGGATCTAGCGCCCCTCACCTGGAAGGAATACTCCACATGCCTGCCGAAACCGACAATCTAAAGCTCCACGAGCTCTTCCAGGAGGACCAGAGGGACCGCGAGCGGGTCTACGATTCGAGCGAGGCCCTGCGCGACTTAAAGAGGCGGGACCTCTGCCGCAAGACGGCCGCGCTCGAGTTCGTGGCCTTGGACCAGGTGCGAACCCCCAAGGACCTCTACCATGCCGCCGTCATCCTCCAGCACGGGACCGACCCCCAGGACTTCCTGATGGCGCACCGCATGGCCTGCATGGCGGCCATCCAAGGCCACCAGGTGGGGCGGTGGCTGACGGCCGCAGCCCTGGACCGTTTCCTGATGGCGGTGGGGCTTGCCCAAATCTACGGCACGCAGTTCGAGCACAGCGCCCCCGACAACGCCTACCAGCTCAAGCTCCCCATAGACGACTCGCGCCTCCTCGCCTCCGAGAAGAAATTCTTCAAGGTCCCGAGCGTGATCGAGCGCCTCTCCCAGCTCAACGGAAAGATCAAGAAATAACGGAGAACCCATGGCACGAACGGTGAAATGCGGCCTCATCCAGACCTCCTGCGATTGGCAGATTCCCAAGCACTCGCTCTCAGACATCAAGAAGAGGATGATCAAGAAGCACGTCCCCTTGATCGAAAAAGCGGGCAGGCAAGGCGTCCAGATCTTGGCCCTGCAGGAGATCTTCTACGGCCCCTATTTCTGCGCCGAGCAGCACCCCCAATGGTACGAGACCGCAGAGCCAGTTCCGGGCCCGACCACCGAGCTCATGCAGAAGCTCGCCAAGAAGCACAAGATGGCGATCGTCGTTCCGCTTTACGAGACTCCATCCACCGGCACCTATTACAACACGGCCGTGGTGATAGACGCCGACGGTAAAATCCTCGGCAAGTACCGCAAGAACCACATCCCGCACTGCGCCCCCGGGTTTTGGGAGAAATACTATTTCAAGCCGGGAAACCTGGGCTATCCCGTTTTCCAGACCAAATACGCCAAGGTGGGAGTCTACATCTGCTACGACCGCCATTTCCCGGACGGGGCCCGCATCCTGGGCCTCAACGGCGCCGAGATCGTCTTCAACCCCTCCGCCACCGTGGCCGGGCTCTCGGAATATCTTTGGAGGCTCGAGCAGCCCGCGCACTGCGTGGCCAACCAGTACTTCATCGGGGCCATCAACCGCGTGGGGCGTGAGAAGCCCTGGGAGATCGGGGAGTTCTACGGCCAGTCCTACTTCTGCGACCCGCGCGGGCAGATCCAGGCCATGGGCCCCCGCGACCGCGACGCTTTGGTGACAGCGGAGCTGGACCTCGACCAAATCCTCGAGGTGCGCAAGGTCTGGCAATTCTTCCGCGACCGAAGGCCGGAGACGTACCAAGAGCTCGTCCAGCAGCTGCCATAACTTATGATCGAGGCTTTACTGGACCAGGAAATCCGCGAGCATGCGGGGGATCTTTCCCACTCGCCTTACTGGAACCCGGACATCGCGGCCACCAGGAAGGGGGAGCGGACCTGGGCCATGAAGGACATTTGCGTCCTCTGGATCTCCATGTGCGCCTGCGTGCCGACCTATATGCTCGCCTCCTCCTTGATCGCCGAGGGCATGAATTGGTGGCAGGCGGTGCTCACGATATTTCTCGGCAACTGCATAGTCCTGGTCCCCATGGTCTTGAACGCCCACGCCGGGACCAAGTACGGGATTCCATTCCCCGTGTACTGCCGGCCGGCCTTCGGGATCCTCGGGGCCAACATCCCGGCTCTCCTTCGGGCCTTGGTGGCCTGCGGTTGGTTCGGGATACAGGCCTGGATCGGGGGCTGGGCCATTTTCAAGCTCTGCGCCATTTACCTCCCCGGCCTGGAGGCCTGGCCCCATGGCTTCTTCGGCATCAGCCTGCCGCAGCTCGCCTGTTTCCTGTTTTTTTGGGGGCTCAACATGTACGTGATTTATAGGGGAGTGGAATCAATCAGATTTCTCCTTAACATAAAAGCTCCCCTACTCATCCTACTGGGGTTGGCGCTTCTTACATGGGCCTACCTCCAAGCCGGAGGCTTCGGGCCGATGTTCGCGGCCCCATCCGCCTTCGCTCCCGGGGGCCCCAAGGCCGGCCAATTCTGGTCCTTCTTCTTTCCGGCGCTCACGGGCATGATCGGCTTCTGGGCGACCCTCTCCTTGAACATCCCGGATTTCACCCGCTACGCCAAGTCGCAAAAGGCCCAGATCCTGGGCCAGGCCTTGGGCCTTCCCGCGACCATGGGCCTTTTTTCCTTCATAGGGGTCGCCGTCACCTCGGCCACCGTGGTCATCTATGGAGAAAGCATCTGGGACCCGGTGATCCTTCTCGCCAAATTCAAAAATCCGCTGGTCCTAGCCGTGTCCCTGGTCTCGCTCGGCATCGCCACCTTGGCCACCAATATCGCGGCCAACGTGGTGAGCCCCGCCAATGACCTGGCCAACCTATGGCCGCGGCGCATCGACTTTCGCAAGGGAGGCTACATCACCGGGGTCGTCGGCATACTCATGCAGCCCTGGAAGCTGGTGGCCGATCCCTCCGGCTATATTTTCAAATGGCTGGTGGCTTATTCCTCCCTTCTCGGCTCCATCGGGGGAATACTGATCTGCGACTATTTCCTGATCCGCCGCTGTCATTTAAGCCTTCCCGAGCTTTACGAGCCCTCGGGCCGCTATTGGTACAGGAACGGCTTCAATACCAAAGCGATTCTCGCCCTTATCCTCGGCATACTGCCCTTGATCCCGGGTTTTCTAGGAACTATCGGCGCGCTCGAGGCTCGCCCATTCTGGGTCACACTTTACCACTACGCATGGTTTATCAGCTTCGGGATTTCATTCGCGGTTTACGCGCTCGTCATGAAACGGGAGAAAGTATGAGCTACGATCTGGTCATCAAGGGCGGCACGGTTCTCACGGCCTCGGACTGCTACGTCGCCGACATCGCGGTCAAGGATGGAAGAATCGCCGCCATAGGGGGTATCGCTCCCAATGGCGGCGAAGTCATTGACGCTTCCGGGGCCGTGGCCGTGCCGGGCGGCATAGACGTCCACACCCATTTCGACATGCCCTTCGGGGGCACCACCACCGCGGACGATTTCACCTCCGGCTCCTTGGGCGCGGTTTTCGGCGGGACCACCTCGGTCATAGACTTCGCCATCCAGAAGAAGGGGGAGGCCCTGGCCAAGGCTTTGGACCTCTGGCATGAAAAAGCCCAAGGGAAAAGCGCGGTGGATTACTCCTTCCACATGATCGTCACCGATCTCCCGGAGAAACGCTTGGGCGAGATGGACCAAATGGTGAAGGAGGGCATTTCCACCTTCAAGCTGTTCATGGCCTACCCCGGGGTCTTCATGTCCGACGACGCCACGATTTTCAGGGCGATGCTGCGCACCAAGGAGAACGGCGGCATGATATGCATGCACGCCGAGAACGGGGGGGTTATAGACGTCCTCGTCCAAAAAGCCCTGGCCCGGGGAGAGATCGAGCCCAAGCACCACGCGCTCACCAGGCCCATGTCGGCTGAGGCCGAGGCCACCCGCCGGGCCATCGCCTTGGCCGAGATGGCCGGGGTCCCGCTTTACATCGTGCACCTTTCCGCCGGGGACGCCATGGAAGAGGTGCGCCGGGCCCGGGAGAGGGAACTCCCTATTTTCGCCGAGACCTGCCCCCAGTATCTCTATCTCTCCTACGAGGACTACGAAAGGCCGGGCTTCGAGGGGGCCAAATTCGTGATGTCCCCGCCGCTCCGGCCCAAGGGCAACGAGGGTAGGCTCTGGAAGGGTCTGGCCCAGAACGCGCTCCAGGTTGTCTCGACCGACCACTGCTCCTTCTGCATGAAGCCCAAGGACAAGAAGCCAGGCAAGGATCTAGGCCTCAAGGATTTCTCGAAGATCCCCAATGGAGCGCCCGGGGTGGAGACGCGCATGCTCCTCCTCTGGGACGCGGTGCAAAAGGGGCGCCTTACCCCCAACCGCTTCGTCGACATCACGTCCACCACCCCGGCCAAGCTCTTCGGGCTTTACCCGCGCAAGGGCTCCATCGCGCCCGGGGCCGACGCCGACATCGTCTTGATAGACCCCAAGAAAAGCCACACCTTCTCCGCGAAAAGCCACCATATCAAGGCCGACTACAACCCCTACGAGGGGACGACCGTCAAGGGCTCCATCCGTGACGTCTTCGTTCGGGGGACCCGCATGGTGGAGCGCGACCGATTTCTAGGCAAGACCAGCCACGGCCGGTTCCTGCGCCGGGTGGCCCGATCCTTCAATTAGGGAGAATCCATGACAATCCTGACCCAACCAAGGTCCAAGAAGGCGCCCCTGGAGCTCAAGCAGCACATCGGGGGACAGTGGCTCGCCGGCAGCGGCGAGCGGGAAATTATTTCCGTGAACCCGGCCGATACGCGGGATGTCGTGGCCCGGTTTCGCGGGGCCGATAAAAGCGACGCCGCCAAAGCCCTGGACGCGGCGCAAAAGGCCTTTCCAAGCTGGAGGGGCACTCCGCCCCCGAACCGGGGGCGGATACTGGCCAAGGCCGCGCAGCTATGCCGCGAGCGCCAGGGCGAATTGGCGGCTCTCATGACCAGGGAAGAAGGCAAGATCCTAAGCGAGGCCAAGGGCGAGCTGGACAAGGGCATCACCTTGATGGAGTGGTTCGCAGGCGAGGGCCTGCGCCTGGGCGGGGTGAGCATGCCCTCGGAGCTTTCCAAGAACTTCCTCTACACGCTCCGGCAACCACTTGGAGTGGTGAGCGTCATCACCCCCTGGAATTTTCCCTTCGCCATCCCGGCCTGGAAGCTTGCCCCGGCTTTGGTCGCGGGCAACGCCGTGGTGTTCAAACCCGCCTCCTTGGTCCCGGCCATGGCCGCGAAAATCGTCGAGATATTCGAGGAGGCCGGGCTTCCCCCCGGGGTCTTGAACCTGCTCATGGGCTCTGGCTCGGCCGTGGGCGACATCCTGGTGTCGGACCCCCGGGTGAAGGCCGTCTCCTTCACCGGCTCCAACGAGATCGGCGCCAGCGTGCACGGCATCTGCGGCCGCCGGGGAATCAAGACCACCTGCGAGATGGGGGGCAAGAACCCGGCCGTCATCTGGGAAGACGCGGACCTGGATTTGGCCTTGGGCGGTATCATGAAGGGGGCCTTCGGCTCCACCGGCCAGCGCTGCACGGCCACCAGCCGCCTCATCCTGCACAAGAAAATAGCCGCGCCCTTCTTGGACATGCTCCTGGTCGAGATGAGGAAAATCAAGGTGGGCGACGGCATGGACCCCGCCGTGGGCATGGGCCCGGCGGTGGACAAAAATCAACTGAAGACCGATCTCGACTACATCGAGATCGGTCAAAAGGAGGGAGCCCGTTTGGTTTACGGCGGCCGCAGGCTTTCCGAAGGAAGCTTGAGCCATGGCTATTTTGTCGAGCCCACTCTGTTTACCGGCGTTCAGCCTTCGATGCGCCTCTTCAAAGAAGAAGTGTTCGGGCCAGTCTTAGCGGTCACGGAAGCTTCATCTTTTGAGGAGGCCATACATCTGTCCAACGCCGTGGACTTCGGCCTCACCTCCGCCATTTATACCCAGGACCTGACCCTGGCCATGCGCTTCGTGGACGAGATCGAGGCCGGCATGGTCCACGTCAACAGCCCCACCATCGGGGGGGAGGCCCAGGTCCCCTTCGGCGGGGTCAAGGGCTCCGGGGTGGGCGAGCGCGAGATGTCCAAGGAAGGCCTGCACTTCTTCACCGAGCAGAAGACGGTCTTCCTCGACTACACCGGCCAGCGCCGGCAGTCCAATCTCTACTGAGATGGAAGCCGTTCTGGCGCCGACCACGGATGAAGTCGCGGCACTCCGGGAGAAGCATATCCTGCCTCTCCCCGGCCCCATGTATTCCAAGCCCCTGCAGATCGTCAAGGGGCGGGGGCAGTTCGTCTATGACGAAAAGGGCCGGCGGTACTTGGACGCCTTCGCCGGGGTGGCCACGGTCTCGATCGGCCACTCCCATCCGCACTTCCTGAAGAAAATCACAGAGCAGATGCAGGAATACTTCCACACGACGTCCCTCTACCTGCATCCGTCCTTGGGGCTGTACGCCCGGCGCTTGATTGAAAAAGTTAAGCCCGCGAACCCCGAGCTCGATATGTGCTTCTTCACCAATTCCGGCTCGGAAGCCAACGAGCTCGCCGCCCTCATCGCCAAGAACCACACCGGAAGCTCGGAATTTGTCGCGCTGCGCCATGCTTACCACGGCCGCACTATGATGGCCATGGCCTTGACCGGGCAGGCCGCCTGGCGGCACTCGACCCCCTATCCCTTCGGAGTCACCCACGCCCCGGCCGATTATACCTACCGGAGACCCAAAGGGATGACTCCCAAGGAGTTCGCCCAGTATTGCGTGACCGAACTCGAGGACACCATCCGAGCCTCCACCAGCGGGCGGATCGC from Elusimicrobiota bacterium harbors:
- a CDS encoding NCS1 family nucleobase:cation symporter-1; its protein translation is MIEALLDQEIREHAGDLSHSPYWNPDIAATRKGERTWAMKDICVLWISMCACVPTYMLASSLIAEGMNWWQAVLTIFLGNCIVLVPMVLNAHAGTKYGIPFPVYCRPAFGILGANIPALLRALVACGWFGIQAWIGGWAIFKLCAIYLPGLEAWPHGFFGISLPQLACFLFFWGLNMYVIYRGVESIRFLLNIKAPLLILLGLALLTWAYLQAGGFGPMFAAPSAFAPGGPKAGQFWSFFFPALTGMIGFWATLSLNIPDFTRYAKSQKAQILGQALGLPATMGLFSFIGVAVTSATVVIYGESIWDPVILLAKFKNPLVLAVSLVSLGIATLATNIAANVVSPANDLANLWPRRIDFRKGGYITGVVGILMQPWKLVADPSGYIFKWLVAYSSLLGSIGGILICDYFLIRRCHLSLPELYEPSGRYWYRNGFNTKAILALILGILPLIPGFLGTIGALEARPFWVTLYHYAWFISFGISFAVYALVMKREKV
- a CDS encoding aldehyde dehydrogenase family protein, which produces MELKQHIGGQWLAGSGEREIISVNPADTRDVVARFRGADKSDAAKALDAAQKAFPSWRGTPPPNRGRILAKAAQLCRERQGELAALMTREEGKILSEAKGELDKGITLMEWFAGEGLRLGGVSMPSELSKNFLYTLRQPLGVVSVITPWNFPFAIPAWKLAPALVAGNAVVFKPASLVPAMAAKIVEIFEEAGLPPGVLNLLMGSGSAVGDILVSDPRVKAVSFTGSNEIGASVHGICGRRGIKTTCEMGGKNPAVIWEDADLDLALGGIMKGAFGSTGQRCTATSRLILHKKIAAPFLDMLLVEMRKIKVGDGMDPAVGMGPAVDKNQLKTDLDYIEIGQKEGARLVYGGRRLSEGSLSHGYFVEPTLFTGVQPSMRLFKEEVFGPVLAVTEASSFEEAIHLSNAVDFGLTSAIYTQDLTLAMRFVDEIEAGMVHVNSPTIGGEAQVPFGGVKGSGVGEREMSKEGLHFFTEQKTVFLDYTGQRRQSNLY
- a CDS encoding acyltransferase, producing the protein MARTVKCGLIQTSCDWQIPKHSLSDIKKRMIKKHVPLIEKAGRQGVQILALQEIFYGPYFCAEQHPQWYETAEPVPGPTTELMQKLAKKHKMAIVVPLYETPSTGTYYNTAVVIDADGKILGKYRKNHIPHCAPGFWEKYYFKPGNLGYPVFQTKYAKVGVYICYDRHFPDGARILGLNGAEIVFNPSATVAGLSEYLWRLEQPAHCVANQYFIGAINRVGREKPWEIGEFYGQSYFCDPRGQIQAMGPRDRDALVTAELDLDQILEVRKVWQFFRDRRPETYQELVQQLP
- the hydA gene encoding dihydropyrimidinase; translation: MSYDLVIKGGTVLTASDCYVADIAVKDGRIAAIGGIAPNGGEVIDASGAVAVPGGIDVHTHFDMPFGGTTTADDFTSGSLGAVFGGTTSVIDFAIQKKGEALAKALDLWHEKAQGKSAVDYSFHMIVTDLPEKRLGEMDQMVKEGISTFKLFMAYPGVFMSDDATIFRAMLRTKENGGMICMHAENGGVIDVLVQKALARGEIEPKHHALTRPMSAEAEATRRAIALAEMAGVPLYIVHLSAGDAMEEVRRARERELPIFAETCPQYLYLSYEDYERPGFEGAKFVMSPPLRPKGNEGRLWKGLAQNALQVVSTDHCSFCMKPKDKKPGKDLGLKDFSKIPNGAPGVETRMLLLWDAVQKGRLTPNRFVDITSTTPAKLFGLYPRKGSIAPGADADIVLIDPKKSHTFSAKSHHIKADYNPYEGTTVKGSIRDVFVRGTRMVERDRFLGKTSHGRFLRRVARSFN